A genomic segment from Chloroflexota bacterium encodes:
- a CDS encoding zinc metallopeptidase, translating into MFYNSTYLLFMAPAFILTMLAQLYVNSSYKKWGRVQASSGLSGADAAARLTRSAGLYNVKIEGIRGKLTDHYDPRSKVLRLSEGVYGGNSVASLAIAAHELGHAMQDQDEYFPLRLRAMIVPAVNIGSYLGWILIMLGLFLQMVNLAWLGVIVFSGGALFALVTLPVELNASARAKAMLTTSGLIRTEEEQRGVNTVLNAAALTYIAALFTAIMQLLYWASLITGMGSRRR; encoded by the coding sequence ATGTTCTACAACTCAACCTACTTACTTTTTATGGCGCCCGCTTTCATCCTAACGATGCTGGCGCAACTCTATGTGAATTCGTCCTATAAAAAATGGGGGCGCGTGCAGGCTAGTAGCGGACTGAGCGGGGCAGACGCTGCGGCTCGCCTAACGCGTTCCGCCGGGCTATATAATGTAAAAATCGAGGGCATACGCGGTAAACTCACCGATCACTACGATCCGCGCAGCAAAGTATTGCGGCTTTCCGAGGGCGTGTACGGCGGCAACTCCGTCGCCTCGCTGGCAATTGCCGCCCACGAACTCGGCCACGCCATGCAAGATCAGGATGAATATTTCCCCCTGCGCTTGCGGGCGATGATCGTTCCGGCGGTCAATATTGGCTCGTATCTGGGCTGGATTTTGATTATGCTGGGGCTTTTCTTGCAGATGGTCAATCTAGCCTGGCTGGGCGTGATTGTCTTCTCGGGCGGAGCGCTGTTCGCGCTGGTAACGCTGCCGGTGGAGCTAAATGCATCGGCCCGAGCCAAGGCCATGCTGACCACCTCGGGGTTGATCCGCACCGAGGAAGAACAACGCGGCGTCAACACCGTGCTGAATGCCGCTGCGCTGACCTATATTGCTGCGCTATTCACAGCCATCATGCAATTACTGTATTGGGCATCGCTGATCACCGGTATGGGAAGTCGACGGCGCTAA
- a CDS encoding response regulator: MADKVLIVDDDVETLRLVGLMLERQGYNISAADNGERAIKRAQADRPDLVLLDVMMPDMSGYEVAKQLRASEITANVPIIMFTAKAQVDDRIEGLESGADAYLTKPTQPRELLAQVKALLARSKAARTAQAMGKAPESRGLTIGILSAKGGLGVTTLATNLGITLRKLTRESVVIADFRPGSSDISAGLGYSNSNGVVQLLRKEAKAISPVDIQRELVAHQSGVHVFVSPQRPRDAVYAMRLEQYRAIARLLPSISKYVLLDLGPSLPPLTQMVLKYCDEFLIAMEPSPANIQQTKQLITDLISLNVGKGRIHVALVNRTRSNLQMNWSTAQEELAHPISSVITPAPDLAYKASEINTPMVLQQPSSLTAEQFTKLASAFVQAE, encoded by the coding sequence ATGGCCGATAAAGTTCTCATTGTGGATGATGATGTTGAAACCCTACGGCTGGTAGGGTTAATGCTGGAACGCCAGGGGTACAATATTAGCGCAGCCGATAACGGAGAACGCGCCATAAAACGGGCGCAAGCCGATCGCCCAGACCTGGTTCTACTCGATGTGATGATGCCAGATATGAGCGGCTATGAGGTCGCCAAGCAATTACGCGCCAGTGAGATTACTGCGAATGTGCCAATTATCATGTTCACCGCCAAAGCGCAGGTAGACGATCGAATTGAGGGGCTTGAATCGGGCGCCGACGCTTATTTAACCAAACCGACCCAACCACGCGAATTGCTCGCACAAGTGAAGGCATTGCTGGCGCGCTCGAAAGCAGCACGCACGGCTCAGGCTATGGGGAAAGCTCCCGAATCGCGCGGACTTACGATCGGCATTCTTTCTGCGAAGGGCGGCCTGGGCGTGACGACACTGGCCACCAATTTAGGTATTACGCTGCGAAAATTGACCCGCGAGAGTGTGGTCATCGCCGATTTCAGGCCGGGCAGTAGCGATATTAGCGCCGGGCTGGGCTATTCCAATTCCAATGGCGTTGTACAACTGCTGCGCAAAGAAGCCAAGGCAATTTCGCCTGTCGATATTCAGCGCGAACTGGTAGCACACCAGAGCGGGGTGCATGTATTTGTTTCGCCACAACGCCCGCGCGATGCTGTTTATGCCATGCGCCTGGAACAATATCGAGCTATCGCACGCTTGCTGCCGAGCATCTCTAAATATGTTTTGCTTGATTTAGGCCCTTCCCTGCCCCCACTGACACAAATGGTGCTGAAGTATTGTGATGAATTCCTGATTGCAATGGAGCCTTCTCCTGCCAACATCCAGCAGACCAAACAACTCATCACCGATCTGATCAGTCTCAATGTAGGCAAGGGGCGCATCCATGTAGCGCTTGTCAACCGAACACGCTCCAACCTACAGATGAATTGGTCGACAGCGCAAGAAGAATTGGCACACCCGATTTCTTCAGTGATTACCCCGGCGCCCGATTTGGCCTACAAAGCCTCTGAGATCAACACGCCCATGGTGCTTCAGCAACCCAGCAGCCTGACGGCAGAACAATTTACCAAGCTGGCTTCGGCTTTCGTGCAAGCTGAATAA
- a CDS encoding CoA transferase subunit A, with protein MDKQISLEQAAELVNDGDVLALGGMTLYRRPMAFVKALLRRENRPRDLTLLAFTAGIESDLLVGAGMIKQTRTCYFGLEIFGLAPMFSYHASRGELEIIEETEASLAFGLRAQMAGISFMPGRGWLGTDLPKLRPDVHTVTSPYTGEEYIAFPALQPDIAVIHALAADPHGNAQIGKNKGIDEELALTAKTVIVTAEEIQPELTQADLVAPLVDAVVHTPRGAAPTSCHPLYPLDGEAILHYTEQVSDPQSWAVYLREFILR; from the coding sequence ATGGATAAACAAATTTCGCTCGAACAAGCTGCTGAACTCGTCAACGATGGGGATGTTCTCGCCCTGGGCGGAATGACGCTCTATCGCCGCCCGATGGCTTTCGTGAAGGCGTTGCTGCGGCGAGAAAACCGGCCGCGCGACCTGACACTTTTGGCATTCACCGCGGGGATCGAGAGCGATCTGCTTGTCGGTGCGGGGATGATAAAGCAAACCCGCACCTGCTATTTCGGGCTGGAAATCTTTGGGCTGGCGCCAATGTTTTCGTACCACGCCAGCCGCGGGGAACTGGAAATCATCGAGGAAACCGAAGCCAGCCTGGCCTTTGGGCTGCGCGCCCAGATGGCAGGAATCAGCTTTATGCCGGGGCGCGGCTGGTTGGGCACCGACCTGCCCAAACTGCGTCCGGATGTCCACACCGTCACTTCGCCTTATACCGGGGAAGAATATATCGCCTTCCCTGCCCTCCAACCCGATATAGCCGTAATCCATGCGCTGGCCGCAGACCCACACGGCAACGCCCAAATTGGCAAGAATAAAGGTATCGACGAAGAACTGGCCCTGACTGCTAAAACGGTGATCGTCACCGCCGAAGAAATCCAGCCCGAATTGACACAAGCCGATCTTGTCGCGCCACTGGTGGATGCAGTCGTCCACACGCCACGCGGCGCGGCGCCCACATCTTGTCACCCGCTCTATCCCCTGGACGGGGAGGCCATTTTGCACTATACAGAGCAAGTCAGCGATCCGCAAAGCTGGGCGGTCTATCTGCGCGAATTTATCTTGCGCTAA
- the mutL gene encoding DNA mismatch repair endonuclease MutL, with amino-acid sequence MTIKILPDEVASQIAAGEVIERPASVVKELLENAIDAQASYISVTVEDAGKRLTEVADDGHGIASGELELSVRRHATSKLTSADDLFRIATLGFRGEALASIGSVSRTSITSRRRDDDLGTRLQVDGGISSAPQPTGAPAGTVVRVEDLFYNVPARLKFLKSDRTERRHIQTLVTHYALAYPQVRFQLRMEGRGALQTSGNGERREVLAALYGADIARQMIAVLAQADSVSVTGFTSPTSVTRSNRSQILFFVNGRPVHDIALTTALVRAYHTMLMVGRYPHAVIFIAMSPENVDVNVHPTKAEVRFRQRDEIFRIVGNAVHAALQAHTPVPEIDQLSERMRWSSGTPFGVDSAARGTDPAWGWATDERRPMSGDSQPSIKAQPELPEVHTPLLRLIGQVAATYLIAEGPDGLYLIDQHAAHERVLFERFMAQRGGAIPSQALLEPATIELPYAAANLLEEQLPVLSKLGFDVEPFGRESFLVRAIPAILSGLNPAAALRVLVEDFEEDETPLAQEIEAKIIARVCKRAAVKGGQVLSHQEQIALLRDLEASQSPRTCPHGRPTMIHLSVDALERQFGRRGAR; translated from the coding sequence ATGACCATCAAAATCTTGCCCGATGAAGTTGCCTCACAAATTGCTGCCGGAGAAGTTATCGAACGTCCGGCCTCGGTGGTAAAAGAACTGCTCGAAAACGCCATTGATGCCCAGGCGAGCTATATTTCTGTGACCGTGGAAGATGCCGGAAAACGGCTGACTGAAGTTGCCGATGATGGACACGGGATCGCCTCTGGCGAATTAGAACTCTCTGTACGGCGTCATGCCACCAGTAAGCTGACTTCTGCAGATGATTTATTTCGCATCGCCACGCTTGGGTTCCGCGGGGAAGCGCTGGCATCGATTGGTTCGGTCTCGCGCACGAGTATTACCTCACGCCGCCGCGATGATGATTTGGGCACGCGTTTGCAAGTCGATGGCGGCATTAGCAGCGCGCCCCAGCCGACCGGCGCGCCAGCCGGAACGGTTGTGCGCGTCGAAGACTTATTCTACAATGTTCCGGCGCGGCTCAAATTTCTCAAGAGCGACCGCACCGAACGCCGCCATATTCAAACCCTGGTCACGCATTATGCATTGGCGTACCCCCAGGTGCGTTTTCAACTGCGTATGGAGGGGCGCGGCGCGTTGCAAACCAGCGGCAACGGCGAGCGCCGCGAAGTTCTCGCCGCGCTCTATGGGGCCGATATTGCCCGTCAAATGATCGCGGTGCTGGCTCAAGCCGATTCGGTTTCAGTGACCGGTTTCACCAGCCCAACTTCGGTGACGCGCTCCAATCGCAGCCAGATATTATTCTTTGTCAACGGTCGCCCGGTGCATGATATTGCCCTTACAACCGCGTTGGTGCGCGCCTATCACACGATGCTTATGGTCGGGCGTTACCCCCACGCGGTTATTTTTATTGCCATGTCGCCTGAGAACGTGGATGTGAATGTGCATCCCACCAAAGCCGAAGTTCGCTTTCGCCAGCGCGATGAAATATTCAGGATTGTGGGGAATGCCGTCCACGCGGCCTTGCAAGCGCACACGCCGGTGCCTGAAATTGATCAATTGAGCGAGCGCATGCGCTGGAGCAGCGGGACTCCCTTTGGGGTTGATTCAGCGGCCCGCGGCACTGACCCGGCTTGGGGCTGGGCGACCGATGAACGACGACCGATGAGTGGGGATTCTCAACCCTCAATCAAAGCCCAGCCCGAACTCCCCGAAGTACATACACCCCTCCTGCGCCTCATCGGGCAAGTGGCCGCCACCTATCTGATTGCCGAAGGCCCAGATGGTCTCTACCTGATCGACCAACACGCCGCCCACGAACGCGTACTTTTTGAGCGTTTTATGGCGCAGCGCGGCGGCGCGATTCCCTCTCAGGCTTTGCTGGAACCCGCGACTATAGAACTACCCTATGCCGCGGCCAATCTGCTCGAAGAGCAATTGCCAGTGTTATCGAAGCTCGGTTTTGATGTTGAACCCTTTGGGCGCGAGTCGTTTTTAGTGCGCGCCATTCCGGCAATCCTCAGCGGGCTGAATCCTGCCGCGGCGTTGCGCGTGTTGGTAGAAGATTTTGAAGAAGATGAAACCCCACTGGCCCAGGAAATTGAAGCCAAGATCATTGCCCGTGTGTGCAAACGGGCGGCAGTGAAAGGTGGACAAGTACTCTCACACCAGGAACAAATTGCATTGCTGCGAGACCTGGAAGCCAGTCAGTCGCCGCGTACCTGTCCGCATGGGCGCCCAACCATGATCCATCTTTCCGTCGATGCGCTGGAGCGTCAATTTGGACGGAGAGGCGCGCGGTAG
- a CDS encoding PDZ domain-containing protein — protein sequence MKLNKKQLIGITLVLILLASATLACQAVAPLLPQFGSEAASTSVAQSNDNSGLPTGHPNVAEAPIQIPADQLDELFAPFWEAWNIVHEQFVDQPVDDEALMNGAIQGMMATFEDATNTTYEAISGPSGDQSGTPVELQETFTPFWEAWAYAHQPDDQALMQGAISGMLEALGDQHTSYMNPDQFMQANIPLDGTYEGIGAWVDPNGEFLTIVSPMSGSPAEAAGLLPGDAVIAVDGDDMTGIDGNLVIRRILGPADSKVVLTIRRDGVEEPFDVEITRAQITIPSVEYRMLDNDIAYIHLLT from the coding sequence ATGAAACTTAACAAAAAACAACTTATTGGTATCACACTGGTTCTAATCTTGCTGGCCTCCGCCACACTGGCCTGCCAGGCGGTTGCGCCGCTCTTGCCCCAATTTGGCAGCGAGGCCGCGTCGACCAGCGTAGCTCAATCAAATGATAATAGCGGACTCCCTACCGGACACCCCAACGTAGCCGAAGCTCCCATACAGATTCCGGCCGATCAACTGGATGAGCTTTTCGCGCCTTTCTGGGAGGCCTGGAATATTGTCCATGAACAATTTGTCGATCAGCCGGTGGATGACGAAGCCCTGATGAATGGCGCTATCCAGGGCATGATGGCAACGTTTGAAGACGCCACCAACACCACTTACGAAGCCATCAGCGGCCCCAGCGGCGACCAGTCCGGCACCCCCGTTGAATTACAAGAAACGTTCACACCCTTTTGGGAGGCCTGGGCCTATGCCCACCAGCCCGACGACCAGGCGTTGATGCAAGGCGCGATCAGCGGCATGCTGGAAGCGCTGGGCGACCAGCATACCTCCTACATGAATCCCGATCAATTTATGCAAGCCAATATTCCGCTGGATGGCACCTATGAAGGCATTGGCGCATGGGTAGACCCCAATGGCGAATTTCTGACAATTGTTAGCCCGATGTCGGGTTCACCCGCCGAAGCCGCCGGACTGCTGCCTGGCGATGCTGTGATTGCGGTGGATGGCGACGATATGACCGGCATTGATGGCAATCTGGTGATCCGCCGCATCCTCGGCCCGGCTGACTCGAAAGTTGTGCTTACCATTCGCCGTGACGGCGTCGAAGAGCCGTTTGACGTAGAAATCACCCGCGCTCAGATCACTATCCCCAGCGTGGAATATCGCATGTTGGATAATGACATCGCCTACATTCATCTGCTAAC
- a CDS encoding pyrimidine 5'-nucleotidase has protein sequence GMWAEIRRRIDLYMHERMGFSAAEIPALRQSYYKNYGTTLRGLMANYAVEPREYLGFVHDLPLDEYLRPEPELRQMLLSIPGSRWVFTNSDIDHAQRVLAKMNIADCFEGIVDVYMLEPYCKPMTEAYQTALQLAGAPDPRTCALFEDSTSNLTTAHEMGFFTVLVGANGASHNFDCHIENIHQLRDGVPELWR, from the coding sequence GGCATGTGGGCTGAGATTCGCCGCCGAATTGATTTGTATATGCACGAGCGTATGGGGTTTTCTGCGGCAGAAATACCCGCGCTGCGACAGAGTTATTACAAAAATTACGGCACCACGCTGCGCGGTCTGATGGCAAACTATGCCGTGGAGCCGCGCGAATATCTTGGCTTTGTGCATGACCTGCCGCTGGATGAGTATCTACGCCCCGAGCCAGAACTGCGTCAAATGCTGTTGAGCATTCCAGGCTCGCGGTGGGTCTTCACTAATTCAGATATCGACCACGCTCAAAGGGTGCTGGCAAAAATGAACATCGCGGATTGCTTCGAGGGTATTGTAGATGTATATATGCTGGAACCCTACTGCAAACCGATGACCGAAGCGTATCAAACCGCGCTGCAACTGGCGGGCGCGCCTGATCCACGCACATGCGCGCTGTTCGAAGATTCAACTTCGAATTTGACAACGGCCCACGAGATGGGTTTTTTCACGGTGCTGGTGGGCGCAAATGGTGCGTCTCACAATTTTGACTGCCACATTGAAAATATCCACCAATTACGGGATGGCGTTCCTGAACTGTGGCGCTAA
- a CDS encoding GAF domain-containing protein — MSKISSTHDFERFQKIISISRDLTSTLDLDILLKRIIRAAVELTGAEAASILLYDERMAQLNFQVATNFDPKMRGLEVPVESSIAGWIVKNRRPIIINDAQNDERHFVKVSQAIGLTTQSLLGVPLIAKDKVSGVLEAINKQGGEFTAEDQESLMALGSHAAIAIENSRLFQQYDLIAEFVHELRTPLASLRTATHLLTHPKVTDERRAEISESIENEAIRLANMSSDFLNIARLESGRNQLNMGQFEVHTLLQSVADLTESLAQRKELQFELEIEAGLTPISGDRDKLHQALVNLLSNAIKYNHPGGRVLLKAESTPGGVHILVSDTGIGIPEKYIQQLFGKFFRVPGSEKHAQGTGLGLSIVKRIVESHGGNIAVESESGQGSTFKIFLPTSGI; from the coding sequence ATGTCTAAGATATCTTCCACCCACGATTTTGAACGCTTTCAAAAAATCATCTCGATTTCACGCGATCTGACGTCAACGCTGGACCTCGACATTTTACTCAAACGTATTATCCGCGCGGCAGTAGAGCTTACCGGTGCCGAAGCCGCATCAATTTTATTGTATGATGAGCGCATGGCGCAACTCAACTTTCAGGTGGCTACCAATTTCGATCCAAAAATGCGCGGGCTGGAAGTGCCTGTTGAAAGCAGTATCGCCGGATGGATTGTAAAGAATCGTCGCCCAATCATCATTAATGATGCCCAAAACGATGAGCGCCATTTTGTGAAAGTTAGCCAGGCAATCGGTCTGACAACCCAATCTTTGTTGGGGGTACCCCTGATTGCCAAAGATAAAGTCAGCGGCGTACTCGAAGCCATCAACAAACAAGGCGGGGAATTTACTGCCGAAGATCAAGAATCCCTGATGGCGCTCGGATCACATGCTGCTATCGCCATTGAAAATTCGCGCTTATTCCAGCAATACGATTTAATCGCCGAATTTGTACACGAACTACGCACCCCGTTGGCGTCACTGCGCACAGCCACACATTTACTCACACACCCCAAAGTTACCGATGAACGACGTGCTGAAATTTCTGAGAGCATTGAAAATGAAGCCATTAGGCTTGCCAATATGTCGTCTGACTTTTTGAATATCGCGCGCCTTGAATCGGGGCGCAATCAACTAAATATGGGGCAATTTGAAGTACATACCCTTCTTCAAAGCGTGGCCGATCTAACAGAAAGCCTGGCACAACGAAAAGAACTTCAATTTGAACTCGAGATAGAAGCTGGCTTGACCCCAATTTCCGGGGATCGTGACAAGCTTCATCAGGCATTGGTCAACCTGCTCAGCAACGCGATCAAATACAACCATCCAGGAGGGCGCGTATTACTCAAAGCAGAATCCACTCCCGGTGGCGTACACATTCTGGTTAGCGATACCGGAATCGGCATCCCGGAAAAATATATCCAGCAACTCTTTGGAAAATTTTTCCGCGTACCTGGCTCTGAGAAACACGCCCAGGGCACCGGATTGGGGCTGTCAATTGTCAAGCGAATTGTTGAAAGTCATGGGGGAAATATTGCCGTCGAGAGCGAATCCGGGCAAGGCTCAACATTCAAGATTTTTTTACCCACCTCTGGCATTTAA
- a CDS encoding DUF364 domain-containing protein has translation MKLFDEILATTLDGEVVDVRVGMNWTAVVVDVGGTRRCGLAATLSGFHEHSGEPQILQAGTLVGRSTSELVADLYTPDSPQMSLAMATLNALLPPPLIVQEQNAMSLIASRGQGKHVALVGHFPFVKVLRSQVGHLSVIDQHPLEGDYPANAAPDILPQADFIAITGMVLMNGTFESLMALRPPDTEVMLLGPSTPLSPVLFDYGVSVLAGALIENIDTVLQTVGQGGNFRQVHRAGVRLITCRK, from the coding sequence TTGAAACTTTTCGATGAGATTTTGGCAACGACCTTGGATGGGGAAGTGGTAGACGTTCGCGTGGGGATGAACTGGACGGCGGTAGTGGTTGATGTAGGCGGGACGCGTCGTTGTGGATTGGCGGCCACCCTGAGCGGATTCCACGAACATTCCGGCGAGCCGCAAATTCTCCAGGCGGGAACACTGGTCGGGCGTTCGACCTCGGAGTTGGTTGCCGATCTATATACGCCGGATTCGCCCCAGATGAGTCTGGCGATGGCAACCCTGAATGCCCTTTTGCCGCCCCCGCTGATTGTGCAAGAACAGAACGCCATGTCATTGATCGCCTCACGCGGACAGGGCAAGCACGTTGCTCTGGTCGGCCATTTTCCCTTTGTGAAAGTGCTGCGCTCTCAGGTTGGGCATCTCTCGGTGATCGATCAACATCCCCTCGAAGGCGATTATCCCGCCAATGCCGCCCCCGATATTTTGCCCCAGGCCGATTTTATCGCCATAACCGGCATGGTGCTGATGAATGGCACCTTCGAGAGCCTGATGGCCCTGCGCCCGCCGGATACCGAAGTGATGCTGCTGGGTCCGAGTACGCCGCTCAGCCCGGTCTTATTTGATTATGGAGTCAGTGTTTTAGCAGGAGCTTTAATTGAGAATATTGATACGGTGCTGCAAACAGTCGGGCAGGGGGGCAATTTCAGGCAGGTACACCGCGCTGGTGTGCGCCTGATAACCTGTCGAAAATAG
- a CDS encoding NAD-dependent deacylase, translating to MTTRVDTSAIREAASLIRSSRNTVALTGAGSSTPSGIPDFRSAGSGLWARFLPMEVASLTAFRHHPERFFEWLRPLASHMLNAQPNDAHIALAELEKTDCLHTIITQNIDGLHQRAGSQHVLEVHGTLNTLSCIGCYQKISSQGYIDQYIHQGIIPRCPECNRILKPDTVLFEEQLPAKIWLQARKATENCEVMIVAGSSLLVMPVAGLPMKAVENGAKLVIINKSATYIDERATVLLNGDIAEIIPAIAAQLH from the coding sequence ATGACCACCCGGGTAGATACATCGGCGATTCGCGAAGCTGCCAGCCTCATCCGCTCGTCGCGCAATACCGTTGCACTCACCGGCGCAGGAAGTTCCACCCCCTCCGGTATACCCGATTTTAGATCGGCAGGAAGCGGGCTTTGGGCCCGCTTTTTGCCGATGGAAGTCGCCTCCCTGACCGCATTCCGACATCACCCAGAACGATTCTTCGAGTGGTTGCGCCCATTAGCCAGCCATATGCTGAACGCGCAGCCCAATGACGCCCATATTGCCCTGGCAGAATTAGAAAAAACAGATTGCTTGCATACCATCATTACGCAAAACATCGATGGGTTGCATCAGCGTGCCGGATCACAGCATGTGCTGGAGGTTCACGGCACGCTCAATACGCTTTCTTGCATCGGCTGTTATCAAAAAATTTCTTCGCAAGGCTATATCGACCAATACATTCACCAGGGTATAATTCCCCGTTGCCCGGAATGCAATCGGATTCTCAAGCCCGATACGGTATTATTTGAAGAACAACTCCCGGCAAAAATTTGGCTGCAAGCTCGCAAAGCCACTGAAAATTGTGAAGTGATGATTGTGGCTGGTTCTTCGCTGCTGGTGATGCCGGTTGCTGGTTTGCCCATGAAAGCGGTTGAAAACGGCGCCAAACTCGTTATCATAAACAAAAGCGCGACCTATATTGACGAACGCGCTACGGTATTACTGAATGGCGATATTGCCGAAATCATCCCGGCGATCGCGGCGCAATTACATTAA
- a CDS encoding carboxyl-terminal protease encodes TTFGKGSVQNWVPLSNDQGAVRVTIARWLTPEERLIHEIGLEPDYPLAMVSQAAIDAGFDIESFGLPEDQIVILSAEEIQDGRDPQLDKAVEVLIELIGK; translated from the coding sequence ACCACCTTTGGCAAAGGTTCCGTGCAAAACTGGGTGCCCCTGAGCAACGATCAGGGCGCGGTGCGCGTGACGATTGCGCGCTGGCTGACCCCCGAAGAACGCCTGATCCATGAGATCGGCTTGGAACCCGATTACCCCCTGGCAATGGTCTCGCAAGCTGCGATTGATGCCGGTTTCGATATCGAATCCTTTGGCTTGCCCGAAGATCAAATTGTGATCCTCAGCGCCGAAGAAATCCAGGATGGGCGCGACCCGCAATTGGATAAAGCCGTAGAAGTGTTGATCGAATTAATTGGGAAGTAA
- a CDS encoding ornithine--oxo-acid transaminase has translation MHTSDNLIQLEKQYGATNYKPLDVVINRGEGIWVWDVDGKKYIDFLSAYSAVNQGHCHPRIAAAMKDQIDKLTLTSRAFRNDQLGLFYQELCDLTNSTMVLPMNSGAEAVESAIKAARKWGYYEKGIPEGQAEIIVCENNFHGRTVTIVGFSTEAQYRDGFGPFTPGFRIIPFGNAQALEAAITPNTVAFLVEPIQGEAGIIVPPEGYLREVRRICTEQNIAMITDEIQTGLGRTGKMLAEEHDGVEADLTLIGKALSGGFYPVSAVLSNKEVLGTFQPGDHGSTFGGNPLGAAVARVALKVLVEEGMIENAAKMGNYLMSSLGEIDSPYIKDVRGKGLLIGLELHPEAGGARRFCEALQQRGLLCKETHDHVIRFAPPLVIQKDDIDWALEQIEPVLTS, from the coding sequence ATGCATACCAGCGACAACCTGATTCAACTCGAAAAACAGTATGGCGCCACCAATTACAAGCCCCTCGATGTCGTCATCAACCGCGGTGAGGGCATCTGGGTTTGGGATGTGGATGGAAAAAAGTATATCGACTTTCTGTCGGCGTACTCGGCTGTCAATCAGGGGCACTGCCATCCGCGCATCGCCGCGGCGATGAAAGACCAAATCGACAAATTAACCCTGACCTCGCGCGCTTTCCGTAACGATCAATTGGGCCTGTTCTATCAGGAACTCTGCGATCTGACCAACTCAACCATGGTGCTGCCAATGAACAGCGGCGCTGAGGCAGTTGAATCGGCGATCAAGGCAGCGCGCAAATGGGGCTATTATGAAAAAGGCATCCCTGAAGGACAAGCCGAAATTATCGTCTGCGAGAACAACTTCCATGGGAGAACGGTGACGATTGTGGGCTTCAGCACCGAGGCACAATATCGCGACGGCTTCGGGCCTTTCACCCCGGGTTTCAGGATCATCCCTTTTGGCAATGCCCAGGCGCTGGAAGCCGCCATCACGCCCAATACCGTCGCTTTTTTGGTCGAACCCATCCAGGGCGAAGCCGGGATCATCGTCCCCCCCGAGGGATACCTGCGCGAAGTGCGCCGCATCTGCACAGAACAGAATATCGCCATGATTACTGATGAGATTCAAACCGGGCTGGGGCGCACGGGTAAAATGCTGGCCGAAGAACACGACGGCGTAGAAGCCGATTTAACGTTGATCGGGAAAGCGCTTTCGGGTGGGTTTTACCCGGTTTCGGCGGTGCTCTCGAATAAAGAGGTGCTGGGGACGTTCCAGCCTGGGGATCATGGCAGTACCTTCGGCGGAAATCCGCTAGGCGCGGCGGTGGCGCGCGTGGCCTTGAAAGTGCTTGTTGAAGAAGGCATGATCGAGAACGCCGCCAAGATGGGAAATTATCTGATGAGCAGCCTGGGTGAAATTGACAGCCCCTATATCAAAGATGTGCGCGGCAAGGGATTGCTAATTGGCCTGGAATTACACCCTGAAGCTGGCGGAGCGCGGCGTTTCTGCGAAGCTTTGCAACAACGCGGTTTGCTGTGCAAGGAAACCCACGACCATGTCATTCGCTTTGCCCCTCCGCTGGTGATTCAAAAAGACGATATTGATTGGGCGCTGGAACAAATTGAACCCGTTCTGACAAGCTGA